The DNA window ccaataaaatgtttagtgttgcacaggatgcatgtgtttgcttggcaccggcttcaatgcaaacagcagtgcattgccaaagcagctGAGCGCGagtgttccatttgtttgaaaaataacgggcatggaatggacatgtcagctttattctggagagggaacgtgccagggtgtgattgtaaagagtcaaatgtcatcgagtaaagcataacctgaatttggagaaaatgtattgcatagcatcaacatgttgctaatctgtgactactgaagcgtacttgagctgtggtactttggaggctttgactgccagcaccgtcagcaagaagccagttggcaaggactgcgggctcaactgtgaggccagcaactcatacttacctggcaggggagacaccatgatcaggaaggtggttcacccagggcgaggctctgccattgcactgaggcagtactgacccttgcgaatGGCCCTCGACCTGTACGACGTGCAAAACCAAGTGTAGGAAGTGTAGACAAATTGTGGCAAAGTCAAGTTTTTTGACAGGGAACTGCGAGCGTAAAGGGCCTAACTGCTCTTGGCATGTCAAATGTCCCAAATGGTTATAAATATCTGTCaaaatctttcatttaaaatgtaagcCATCAAGCTATTGAGCCAtctgctggatggaaaaaatgaatgcagGGCAAAGCGATGACGGTCTGTGGGTGTAGTAATATTTGAACACACAAGTGATGTTATTCGTGCCATTAGGTGCAGTCAGAAATTGAAAAGATGGTAAAGAATACCATGCTTGggcctgttgttgttgttgaataACATTTGTcgtgcaagaaaaacagtgatgaTGCTGTCATTGGTCCCTTGCAGGTTCCTACATTGTGGTGGCCCAGAAGACTTTGCCAGGTGTCTTGGAAATGGAGGCGTcctatgtttggaaatgaataaagcactgactgtgattaaagagaggtggccccacccaggtgacactgaagagcaagaacacttaatttcccaatgagtgctacaaaataaaaataaaaaagctgttgccagccttattttattttattttttttaactgcctCAAGGTCCTGCATGTCTCGGGTGTGGACTGGAAAGTCATCCGGGTGTGAAAGAATACAAATGAGACATGTGCATTGTATtcaaagaagcatttattgtcaagtgcaaAGAAGAatttattgtcaagtgcagACAATAAAACACTCCAATCTTCTTCGCTTATACCTGGAAATGAGGTCCCAAAAGAATGTCCACAGCCCTTTGAAAGTCTAcaaaagtgtcaaaagtctGGCCTTCAAGTCCTGGAGACGATGactttttgctgtttggacagtaagtcttttttctgtatttgttgTGGCCTTTAGTTGGTTGACCACACAGTGCACAGATGTGCACTTTGAAAGCGGTAGGCTCAGTGCCACTGTGCTCCACCCATCTCCTCTTGTAAAAAGTGGATCGAGCTGGCGACCATTGATGCCGGGGGGATTGGGACGGTTTGTGTTTGGAAACAGCGAGAGGGACTGTTGGAAGTGTTGCCTGGATTTGACCGGATGAGCAGAGAGGCACAGGCTGTGGGACAAAAGTACCTTTGCGTGGTGTCGTCTGGGATGGTGCGGGTGATGGTGGTTCTGGCTGTGgggcggggggagagggggatgtAACTGTGTGACCAAGAGGTGGTAAATAAGGGGCCGCATCTGTGCGACCGTGTCGATATTTAAGTTTCCTGGTCCCCGCCAGAGATGgagtgacctcgtaggtcaccTGAGGTCGACTGGTGTGCGGTCTTTCAAGAGGTAGCTCCAGCGCCGGGGGTTGACTGCACTGCGCGATGCTCTGATGGCGTCGGAGGACAGATAGACCATGGTCAGTCACATTGGCAGCTGACAAGGCCTCCTGTCGCCTGATAAAGTGCGCAAtggatttagtgtttattttcagGAGAGGAATCCCCAGCTTGCTGAGCTCGGCATCATCCACAGTGACTCTCTGTTGGACACGCTGGTATAATCTGGTCAATAGATGTTTGTGCGGCAGCCCGCCAGCCTTTGCTCTGCAGTGCGGGTGCAGCCACAGCTGTTTGACGAAGCAGTACATCAGCCTGTTCTTCCTGGAGTCCAGCAGGTGGGCAGCCGAATGTCGTTTGCTGAACTTGAGCTTTTGCACCAAAGACGATTCAGCAGGGTCTCCGTTGGTGCGGCCGAAGAGAGCGTTGCCCCAGCGTGCAGAGTACAGGCTGTCAAACTGGTGAATGCTTCGGTCGTGGAGATGGAGCCCGTTCCATGCAGCAATGACCCTCTGCCTTGTAGAGTTGCTGATGGCGAGCTTTCCCTCTTCCAACGCAACGTCCACCAGGAgtctgctgagctcctccacGTGCTCGTACCCCGGGAGATGATTTGGACCGCACACGTCCTCGGCGCAGGGGTCAAAGTCATCGGCGACAGCCTGGTCAGTGAGGTGCAGGTTCCTAGGGAGAGGAGTCAGGCGATCGTCAACGGCATCCGAAATGTATCCCGCGTCACCGTCCGGGGGATCGTCGTCGCGGGAAGCCTCGTCTACCTCCCCCTCGTCCCCCTCGTCCTCATCAGTTTGCAGGGTGTTTGTAGTCTGAGCATAATGTTCAGGAACATTGAAAGTGTCTGTCGATTGGCAAAACAAGTACTCGAGACCGATTCGCTCCCCACCGGGCGGCACAGGAGCCCTGTAGTTGGCATCCTCCACCaccccaaacagctgctgacaCCTCTCATTGAGACGATGCACCAGCGGCGACACGTAGACGAGGTGCTGTCGTCCCCGTTGTCCTCTGACACTGGCAGACTCCCTGTCGGCATTCCAACGTGCAATCCCAGCCAGGAGGTACACTTGAAATGGGACGGCTGCACAGTGGGGTCCTGGAATCATGCTGGGCAGGAAGGAGTGGAAGCCCTCCAGGCTGTTGCTCCCCCTGTCTGTGGCGTAGCGCGGCAGACTCACACCGTTGCGGGTAACGTGTTTTTTTATGGTGTACATGTTCCGCCCAGGAGGGTCCTGGATGCACTCGAGGTGCTTCTGTTGATTTTGCCAGACGTGATCGATGTCGTCGTTACCCTTGAACAGATGGACCTGGTTGTCGTCCATTCCCGCCGGTCCTTTCAGTGTGTCGATGACCTTCTGGACACGCACAAAGGTTTCCTGGGCCCCAACTGTGATTCTTCTCACATAATGGGACAGGTCCCTTTTGGTGACGTGCCTTTCGATCAGCTGGCTATCTGAAAGGGAATCGGCCATGTCCGGGAGTCCCGCACGCACCGCCTGCAAGAGGAGCGCCACGTCGTCCTTGTTGTAGGAGAAGACGGCGGCCGACAAAGCGGATTTAAAGAGGGCACACTTGGAATGGTGATCCGTCCGAACAGCCGCGTCAAATCTGTGGATCCAATGGAAGATGTCCAGACGGATCAGCATGCCTCTGTCGACCCACTTGTCAAAGAGCTGCTCCAAAGAGGAGACTCCGAGAGCGCGACAACAGCCGCGGTCCACGTACATCAGTTCCGGAGCCGCCTCTCCTGCCCTTTGATAGCGCTCCATGAGCCCTTTGGCCATCGGCCGCATCTTCTCCAAAGACTCCTCGCAGGTCAGTACGGACATGAGGATCTGACTCCGCTCGTTGCCGACGTTGGTGCACCACTCTGCGGTGCCTTTTCCGTCGCCAGACAACTTCTTGCAGATCTGAAAATGTATACAAACAGTCAAAGACCTGTATTTGGTACCTTGTTGATGCTAACTCTTGATCTAGTAATGGCTGTGCAGATGCAATGCACTTCTTTAGTTAGACACAAAGAAATGCCCTGAATGCAGTTGACACACACAAATTACCTTCTTGGTGGAGTCATATTTGAGCACTTTCCCAAACGTTGACATTATCTGCGCCCGGTAATCCTCAATATTCTCAGCCTCCGCAAGGAGGAAGGCTTTCCTCAGCAGCCTTGGGGACGGCAGCTCTCTTCGAGGTGGCGGCAATTGAAACTTTGGGCTGAAACTCTCTGAAATAAGAGTAatattttcaaaatgacaaaatcGGTGAAGGGcacaaaaatcatcaaaaaaaaaaaaaatctgaaatctcACTTGTGATCTTCCCAGGTTTAGTGTACTGTGTGAGCAGAGTGGTGTAAAGGTCTTTCCTCTGCAGGTACTCCTCACAGTGGCTTTCCTGGACCTGGCGCCACACCTTGGCCATGGTGTTGCCCTCAGTGCGATCCCTCAAGAGGCGGACCACCTGCTTGTCCACCCCCCGCCTGAAATGAAATTGATCACATTCTGTGAGCCAGCCTTGCGTGCCTTTCGCTAAGAACTCGAAAGATGTTGAAGCAAAGCGCGCAGACTCACCGTAATGTCAATACAGCAGGGAACATGCCCTGGTGCGCTGGACTGAGCTGATTGAGGATGCAGCCTTCCCATGACGGGAAGCGGCCAATGGCATGCTCCTCTGAGTCCTTGGCTGCTTTTCTGCACGCGTTACAGGCCAGGACCTCGGTCAGCATGGAGTACCACCCAGATACGTGGCAGATCTGTCTGACCGTGTGAGAATAACCGCAACGGTACAGAAAAGCGCCTTTGTTTTCCCGCGCCGGGCACGCAGCTCTGGGACAGCGCAGGCTGTAACGCCACACACCTACTGGTCTCCAGAAAAAGACACGACTGCGGAAAAAGGAGTCTGCCGATGGAACAGTCCGGCCTACCACTCCAGGCACTTCTGGGGGAtgaaaccacatcctgtcatccttcaggaccttcctccacttcatctttcCATATTTGTCCTGAAAGGATGCAGGCCTCTGGAAGAGTCCATTGGTTTCATCCTCTTTCAGCCATGCAACGTCAGCCTGTGGGAGCCCATTGGGAGCAGACTCCCACATTTTGTGCCATCCCTCGTATGTCACCTGATATGAAAACACACGATTATATCCGACATATAGTCACTGAATACTCAAACttgagcttgtttttaatggattacCTCCGgctgtgctgctgatgttgctgtgggCCGACAGGGCTGAGGCGCTGCATCCATCACGGCGGTCGTCCTCTCGGGAGCCGCTACCGGAACCTTGAATATAACCAGCATTTTTGTGTAAGTTTTTGTATTGGCACACTTTAGTGTGGCGTCCCCAGGATATGGAGCAAAGAGTCACCTCGATGTGTGGTTCAGACGGCGATCTTGCCGTCGACGATGGAGCGGTGCGTCTGACGGACTTGTGTGCAGACGCTGGCcggctctgttttccaggtcttttggccttttctgctgcagctttagtgaaatgtgggagaaaaaggccaacgtaaacataactcatctaaaatgtagcttcagtcctcactgcGTTCTGAAAAGCTTGTGCATAATATTAACAATTACCTTTTCTTTCATATGAGGCAAGAGCCTCAGCAAGCACGGCATCATCCTCCCCAACGGTAGCGACTGTACATGTCGATGAGCTGCTGGAAGTGGCAGTAGCAGTGGCGGTGGCAGTCGCTGTAGGGGGGGGCGCACCGTGTTGTGTCTACTGAAAGACACATAAATAGCAGTAAAAATGTCACCGCGCTGTTGCACGAGGTCGCGTCGACCTACCTCTCTGTCGAGAATGTACTTTCGGAATCGTTTCAGGGAGCTGGTGGCTATGTCATTTTCGGCCATGACCAACCATTGCTTCACAGAGGTGTGTGCTTCCTGAGCCATTCTCCTCTCGTGGTCACTTCCACATTGGGGGTCGGACAGAAGTTGTTTATGGAGGCTGTACCACTTCCACATCTCCTCGAACGTAAACGACTTGAACCGCCCCTGTCCGTAAatggctctgtccacacacatctccaGGTGGCACGACACGTGCGGGAAGAACTGGATGTACTTGAGGAGGTAATCCTTAACCCACTCGTCATTTATCGGTCCTCTCTCTGGTCGCTGCTTCTCTTTAACGTGGCGATCAACGATactgaaatatcacatttaattatgaaTCACTTAACGGGACAGGAATGAGCAAAGATTTCATTTGTTTAGAACAGCACACTTACTATTTAATGTAGCCAACATCGTTTTCCACCAGCCAGTGGAAGCTTTTGCCTCGGTACTTGCCAAAAGTCAGAATTAGCTGACCCATCCACTGCACCTCCGAGGGATTTTGGGTGACCAGGCGGCAtctccttttagctgaagacaaacggttatgtctttaatgccacatttgtCCAAGTAGAGTGAGTCAACTGAGCATCCAAACATATATTTGACCCTGATTAccttaccttcatcacaggcagTCTTAAGACATCTCAGTCCACTGTCATCAGTGGGCTGATGTGGCTTCAATTGGGCTGCCCGTGCCTCTTTCGAGGCCTTTAGGACGCACTGCTGCCGATCCTGTGGCACACTCGTGTCTAGAATACACAGCGATGGCATTAATGGGTCCATTGCAGAAGCtttatctgaaaaaaacaaccaaagcaaAGTGTCATGTGCAAGCAAACAACTAACCAGAGATTACTACTGCCGCCACCAAGCAAGGCACTTCCCAGGTACTTGCTGCCCACATCTGGCTGCCCTCACCTTTCTTGGCTGTATGGACCCCCACTTCCCACCTGACTAGGCTGTATTGTCCTACCACTTCCCACCTTTCTTGGCTGTATTGTCCCCCCCACTTCCCACCTTTCTCAGCTGTATTGTCCCAACACACTCATGGACATTCTGTTGTTTGTAATACTCAATAGGCATGTAGGTCACAACATTGAACGTAAACATTTAATTCGGAAACAAAGAAGGCAAACAATCAATTCGAGCACGGAGGCACCTCAATAATACAATGTGTATAGATGCGATTAGCGACATTATCCCGCTAGcgaaaagttgttttttcacgGACAAGGTTAGCTTTCGAGCACATTTACAGGTACTATTGCAAAGATATGCTTCCGAGCACGCAAAAAGCACGCAAATGTGGAAAGATCGGCTGACTTACCTCGATCCAAATTTTCGCAGTTCGATTCCAGGCACCGTTACGCGCGGCCCTCTTATTGGGCTCGGATGATCGGGGGCCCGCCTTCCGCCTTCGGGACCAATCGGAAGGCTTCCCCGTCTACACCTCGCTTCGTAGGTGTAGACAccggaccaatcagagggccAGGCTGTCTACACTCTGCCCGCAAGTGTAGACTCCGGGCCAATCGCGAGCCAGGACCGCCCCCAGTCTACAGTCTACATTGCACTCCGCTCCGTGGGAGAtttgcgaattccccaaatgtgggaatctcgactgcataatttctgttagtgggggactgcgtacgcgctctctcccctgatattttgtccaataaaatgtttagtgttgcacaggatgcatgtgtttgcttggcaccggcttcaatgcaaacagcagtgcattgccaaagcagccgagcgcgagtgttccatttgtttgaaaaataacgggcatggaatggacatttcagctttattctggagagggaacgtgccagggtgtgattgtaaagagtcaaatgtcatcgagtaaagcataacctgaatttggagaaaatgtattgcatagcatcaacatgttgctaatctgtgactactgaagcgtacttgagctgtggtactttggaggctttgactgccagcaccgtcagcaagaagccagttggcaaggactgcgggctcaactgtgaggccagcaactcatacttacctggcaggggagacaccatgatcaggaaggtggttcacccagggcgaggctctgccattgcactgaggcagtactgacccttgcgaattccccaaatgtgggaatctcgactgcataatttctgttagtgtgggactgcgtacgcgctctcccctgatattttgtccaataaaatgtttagtgttgcacaggatgcatgtgtttgcttggcaccggcttcaatgcaaacagctgtgcattgccaaagcagccgagcgcgagtgttccatttgtttgaaaaataacgggcatggaatggacatttcagctttattctggagagggaacgtgccagggtgtgattgtaaagagtcaaatgtcatcgagtaaagcataacctgaatttggagaaaatgtattgcatagcatcaacatgttgctaatctgtgactactgaagcgtacttgagctgtggtactttggaggctttgactgccagcaccgtcagcaagaagccagttggcaaggactgcgggctcaactgtgaggccagcaactcatacttacctggcaggggagacaccatgatcaggaaggtggttcacccagggcgaggctctgccattgcactgaggcagtactgacccttgcgaattccccaaatgtgggaatctcgactgcataatttctgttagtgggggactgcgtacgcgctctcccctgatattttgtccaataaaatgtttagtgttgcacaggatgcatgtgtttgcttggcaccggcttcaatgcaaacagcagtgcattgccaaagcagccgagcgcgagtgttcTGTGCGTCTGTACGTAAACGTAGTGCCGTCAAACGCAACTCGGCGCCGAtggcaaaatctgtgttttatgagtgtcTTTCCTGCTCGGAGTGGGAAGCGTGCAATGCCGTAGTGCCCAACAGCCCATTTACTTCCACTCCAGGCCATGGGGTGGCAGTAACTGTAAAGGACAGCAAGactaaacaaagaaagtggACATGGTTGTTAACAGGGTTAGGAGAGACACATGCGTGTTGTCCTTTTTGTACCTTCTTGCGCGAAAGGCATCTTCTTAAACAAAGCGCGCGTGTTTGAAcggttccatttgtttgaaaaataacgggcatggaatggacatgtcagctttattctggagagggaacgtgccagggtgtgattgtaaagagtcaaatgtcatcgagtaaagcataacctgaatttggagaaaatgtattgcatagcatcaacatgttgctaatctgtgactactgaagcgtacttgagctgtggtactttggaggctttgactgccagcaccgtcagcaagaagccagttggcaagaactgcgggctcaactgtgaggccagcaactcatacttacctggcaggtgagacaccatgatcaggaaggtggttcacccagggcgaggctctgccattgcactgaggcagtactgacccttgcgaattccccaaatgtgggaatctcgactgcataatttctgttagtgggggactgcgtacgcgctctcccctgatattttgtccaataaaatgtttagtgttgcacaggatgcatgtgtttgcttggcaccggcttcaatgcaaacagcagtgcattgccaaagcagccgagcgcgagtgttccatttgtttgaaaaataacgggcatggaatggacatttcagctttattctggagagggaacgtgccagggtgtgattgtaaagagtcaaatgtcatcgagtaaagcataacctgaatttggagaaaatgtattgcatagcatcaacatgttgctaatctgtgactactgaagcgtacttgagctgtggtactttggaggctttgactgccagcaccgtcagcaagaagccagttggcaagaactgcgggctcaactgtgaggccagcaactcatacttacctggcaggggagacaccatgatcaggaaggtggttcacccagagcgaggctctgccattgcactgaggcagtactgacccttgcgaattccccaaatgtgagaatctcgactgcataatttctgttagtgggggactgcgtacgcgctctcccctgatattttgtccaataaaatgtttagtgttgcacaggatgcatgtgtttgcttggcaccggcttcaatgcaaacagcagtgcattgccaaagcagccgagcgcgagtgttcTGTGCGTCTGTACGTAAACGTAGTGCCGTCAAACGCAACTCGGCGCCGAtggcaaaatctgtgttttatgagtgtcTTTCCTGCTCGGAGTGGGAAGCGTGCAATGCAGTAGTGCCCAACACCCCATTTACTTCCACTCCAGGCCATGGGGTGGCAGTAACTGTAAAGGACAGCAAGactaaacaaagaaagtggACATGGTTGTTAACAGGGTTAGGAGAGACACATGCGTGTTGTCCTTTTTGTACCTTCTTGCGCGAAAGGCATCTTCTTAAACACAGCGCGCGTGTTTGAAcggttccatttgtttgaaaaataacgggcatggaatggacatgtcagctttattctggagagggaacgtgccagggtgtgattgtaaagagtcaaatgtcatcgagtaaagcataacctgaatttggagaaaatgtattgcatagcatcaacatgttgctaatctgtgactactgaagcgtacttgagctgtggtactttggaggctttgactgccagcaccgtcagcaagaagccagttggcaaggactgcgggctcaactgtgaggccagcaactcatacttacctggcagggaagacaccatgatcaggaaggtggttcacccagggcgaggctctgccattgcactgaggcagtactgacccttgcgaattccccaaatgtgggaatctcgactgcataatttctgttagtgggggactgcgtacgcgctctcccctgatattttgtccaataaaatgtttagtgttgcacaggatgcatgtgtttgcttggcaccggcttaaatgcaaacagcagtgcattgccaaagcagccgagcgcgagtgttccatttgtttgaaaaataacgggcatggaatggacatttcagctttattctggagagggaacgtgccagggtgtgattgtaaagagtcaaatgtcatcgagtaaagcataacctgaatttggagaaaatgtattgcatagcatcaacatgttgctaatctgtgactactgaagcgtacttgagctgtggtactttggaggctttgactgccagcaccgtcagcaagaagccagttggcaaggactgcgggctcaactgtgaggccagcaactcatacttacctggcaggggagacaccatgatcaggaaggtggttcacccagggcgaggctctgccattgcactgaggcagtactgacccttgcgaattccccaaatgtgggaatctcgactgcataatttctgttagtgggggactgcgtacgcgctctcccctgatattttgtccaataaaatgtttagtgttgcacaggatgcatgtgtttgcttggcaccggcttcaatgcaaacagcagtgcattgccaaagcagccgagcgcgagtgttcTGTGCGTCTGTACGTAAACGTAGTGCCGTCAAACGCAACTCGGCGCCGAtggcaaaatctgtgttttatgagtgtcTTTCCTGCTCGGAGTGGGAAGCGTGCAATGCAATAGTGCCCAACAGCCCATTTACTTCCACTCCAGGCCATGGGGTGGCAGTAACTGTAAAGGACAGCAAGactaaacaaagaaagtggACATGGTTGTTAACAGGGTTAGGAGAGACACATGCGTGTTGTCCTTTTTGTACCTTCTTGCGCGAAAGGCATCTTCTTAAACACAGCGCGCGTGTTTGAAcggttccatttgtttgaaaaataacgggcatggaatggacatttcagctttattctggagagggaacgtgccagggtgtgattgtaaagagtcaaatgtcatcgagtaaagcataacctgaatttggagaaaatgtattgcatagcatcaacatgttgctaatctgtgactactgaagcgtacttgagctgtggtactttggaggctttgactgccagcaccgtcagcaagaagccagttggcaaggactgcgggctcaactgtgaggccagcaactcatacttacctggcaggggagacaccatgatcaggaaggtggttcacccagggcgaggctctgccattgcactgaggcagtactgacccttgcgaattccccaaatgtgggaatctcgactgcataatttctgttagtgggggactgcgtacgcgctctcccctgatattttgtccaataaaatgtttagtgttgcacaggatgcatgtgtttgcttggcaccggcttcaatgcaaacagcagtgcattgccaaagcagccgagcgcgagtgttcatgtttgtttgaaaaataacgggcatggaatggacatttcagctttattctggagagggaacgtgccagggtgtgattgtaaagagtcaaatgtcatcgagtaaagcataacctgaatttggagaaaatgtattgcatagcatcaacatgttgctaatctgtgactactgaagcgtacttgagctgtggtactttggaggctttgactgccagcaccgtcagcaagaagccagttggcaaggactgcgggctcaactgtgaggccagcaactcatacttacctggcaggggagacacatgatcaggaaggtggttcacccagggcgaggctctgccattgcactgaggcagtactgaccttgcgaattccccaaatgtgggaatctcgactgcataatttctgttagtgggggactgcgtacgcgctctcccctgatattttgtccaataaaatgtttagtgttgcacaggatgcatgtgtttgcttggcaccggcttcaaaaaacagcagtgcattgccaaagcagccgagcgcgagtgttccatttgtttgaaaaataacgggcatggaatggacatgtcagctttattctggagagggaacgtgccaggtgtgtgattgtaaagagtcaaatgtcatcgagtaaagcataacctgaatttggagaaaatgtattgcatagcatcaacatgttgctaatctgtgactactgaagc is part of the Takifugu flavidus isolate HTHZ2018 unplaced genomic scaffold, ASM371156v2 ctg294, whole genome shotgun sequence genome and encodes:
- the LOC130520133 gene encoding uncharacterized protein LOC130520133 isoform X1; its protein translation is MSYVYVGLFLPHFTKAAAEKAKRPGKQSRPASAHKSVRRTAPSSTARSPSEPHIEVPVAAPERTTAVMDAAPQPCRPTATSAAQPEVTYEGWHKMWESAPNGLPQADVAWLKEDETNGLFQRPASFQDKYGKMKWRKVLKDDRMWFHPPEVPGVVGRTVPSADSFFRSRVFFWRPVGVWRYSLRCPRAACPARENKGAFLYRCGYSHTVRQICHVSGWYSMLTEVLACNACRKAAKDSEEHAIGRFPSWEGCILNQLSPAHQGMFPAVLTLRRGVDKQVVRLLRDRTEGNTMAKVWRQVQESHCEEYLQRKDLYTTLLTQYTKPGKITKSFSPKFQLPPPRRELPSPRLLRKAFLLAEAENIEDYRAQIMSTFGKVLKYDSTKKICKKLSGDGKGTAEWCTNVGNERSQILMSVLTCEESLEKMRPMAKGLMERYQRAGEAAPELMYVDRGCCRALGVSSLEQLFDKWVDRGMLIRLDIFHWIHRFDAAVRTDHHSKCALFKSALSAAVFSYNKDDVALLLQAVRAGLPDMADSLSDSQLIERHVTKRDLSHYVRRITVGAQETFVRVQKVIDTLKGPAGMDDNQVHLFKGNDDIDHVWQNQQKHLECIQDPPGRNMYTIKKHVTRNGVSLPRYATDRGSNSLEGFHSFLPSMIPGPHCAAVPFQVYLLAGIARWNADRESASVRGQRGRQHLVYVSPLVHRLNERCQQLFGVVEDANYRAPVPPGGERIGLEYLFCQSTDTFNVPEHYAQTTNTLQTDEDEGDEGEVDEASRDDDPPDGDAGYISDAVDDRLTPLPRNLHLTDQAVADDFDPCAEDVCGPNHLPGYEHVEELSRLLVDVALEEGKLAISNSTRQRVIAAWNGLHLHDRSIHQFDSLYSARWGNALFGRTNGDPAESSLVQKLKFSKRHSAAHLLDSRKNRLMYCFVKQLWLHPHCRAKAGGLPHKHLLTRLYQRVQQRVTVDDAELSKLGIPLLKINTKSIAHFIRRQEALSAANVTDHGLSVLRRHQSIAQCSQPPALELPLERPHTSRPQVTYEVTPSLAGTRKLKYRHGRTDAAPYLPPLGHTVTSPSPPAPQPEPPSPAPSQTTPRKGTFVPQPVPLCSSGQIQATLPTVPLAVSKHKPSQSPRHQWSPARSTFYKRRWVEHSGTEPTAFKVHICALCGQPTKGHNKYRKKTYCPNSKKSSSPGLEGQTFDTFVDFQRAVDILLGPHFQV